In Silene latifolia isolate original U9 population chromosome 6, ASM4854445v1, whole genome shotgun sequence, the genomic window gtacaagttTTGGGGAAGAATAAGTGTGAGGATTTTCAGATAGGATTAATGACCTAATAGGATGTATATGTAATAGAGTTATTAGTTTTTATCTTTAACAAGTGTATTTATCTTTATTCTTGTAATAGCCTTGTATTTTCCAGATgggaaatacggcggtgacgccttATAATTCCGCTGCTATctattattaataaaaagagTTATTTTGAGCTGCCTGTCTGCTTATCTGGGGCGTTACATTATGTCCCAAATATGTTAGTCTTATGCTTATTATAAAGTTTCATGTTAGTGACGATTTTTGGATGTTTCGCTTATGTATATCATGTTTGCTTTAAATGATCATTGGAATCATGTTTGTTTGGATTGAGTCAAACTCTTATTCATTATGGGCTCTCATTTCTTGTTAGCTGGACTTGATGTCTAAGTCGTGTGAGTGAATTTCACGTGTTGGTAGTGTGAATATAACGACGTTGTAAGGAGGCGAACACATAGCATTTGTTGACCCGACCGTCAAATGTTGTATTCATGCAAGGTGGTGTCATTATGCATTGTTCAATAGCTTGACATTCTTTTTGCCTTCTTTCGGACCTTTGGGTATGATATGTGTGTCATGTTTCCGGATTGAGGTTACTCGTCCAcccttcttcggacctttggttacggaatGTGTGTCATATTTCCGATTAGGGGTTACTCGAGCTTTGGTTACGGTATGTGTGCTATGTCTCGAGCTTTGGATGTGAAATGTTTATCGCATGTCGAATCGGAAAATGTTAATTCCGAGAGtttggatccaggtttagactaggacggtattattatcgtcgtcctatCAGGAGGATTTGAGTCTTATCTTGTTAGTCCCGCTTGCTTTGTACATGTCATTTACAGTGGGAGTTGATTTACGTGTTTGTATGGATAGTTTGATTGGATTAGTCATACAATTACCTTGCATTGTATACCATTGTTGATGTTTGACTTCACATACATTGAATATATACTCTTTCTCGTGTCATGTTGTTTAAGTTATTTGATTATGTCGAATCATGCTTGAAATGCTCTTATTTATGCGTGTTTTAAATATGGTTGAGAAAACCTCGGGTTACTCCCACACTCACTGTGGCattcatttttaatgaatgaACAGGTGGGAGTCGAAGCTACTTAGGGTGAAGACTCGCGTGAGCTAGCGGGCGTCGATAATGCTCGATGTTTACCTTACGATTAGCTTAGACTCACTTTTGAGACTTATTGTTTTGGGATATGTTTCCTCCTTGATAGCTAACCACTTTATTTTGGTTGTATCTACTTTACGTATGTTACCTATTGACTTATTTGATGGCGACTCCACGTGTTTtatgaaaagtttttaaaatccaTGTTTTTCCGCTGCATGTTTTttgtttatttatcgttattACGCGGAGGTTCACACTAAGTGCTTCATAACAATAGTGAATGTCACTGTGGTTTCTaactcgtctttgaaagaaaaTTTCTAAACAACTATTGAAACGCTTTCAACTTGAACGAGTTATGTTTTTAAGAAACATTGTTGAGTATTTAAAATGTGAAGAAACCTTTGTGTGTCTTGCAAAACAATCCTTCTTGCATAACAGGTCACTTTCTATAAATGAGTCTTTTGCATTTTTCTATTTCTGACATTGTTTGTGGTTCCCATGAACATTACCAACTTACTTCCTCCATTCCTTTTTATATGTCGTTTAAGAGAATGGATTTTTTTTCGCTATATTTGACGTCTTGCTTTATCCCATGCGTTTTCATTGTTATTGAATTTTTCCCTAGCAGCTGCATTTAATGCTTTAACACCCAATATGTTTTTCATTGGCTAATGGAGATAAAGAAAACAGAAAGTACACCTTGGGATTTGTAAGATAAGTAAAATCTGCTAATGGTTTCTAGCTTTTCTTAATTCTAAGATGTTGGTATTGTGGCAAATTAATTACTCCAACTCCTTTAGTTTTTCAGTAACTTTTCTtaatttgtgtgaatattactaaAATGACATATAAAAAAAACTAAGGGAGTACCATTTAAGTATTTTCTTGTGCGaaaattgaactcaattttgtgAGAGTGCAAACCAGATTTCTTGCTGGAGGAAAACCGATTTCTTGCATAAGGGGCTCTGGTTTCTTGCTCAAAAATATTCAGTTGTCTTGCTTATGTTTTCTGAGCAACCTTTTCTTCCAAATATATTTACAAAACAGTTCAGAGTTGTTTTTTTATTTAGGGTTAATTCATACGAATAATCCATACTATTACCCATCTTCTCAAAATAATCCGAACTATATTTTAACCTAAAATAAACCCAACATTCCATACTCTCTTCTCAAAATACACTAGCTTAATTTTAACCTGCTACACCAAGTTAAGATGACCTACTATATCAAAATACCCTCACTGCCTCTCTACTGCCTCCCCCCGCAAAAGCACAACCGCCACTATATTTCCTCATCCATTTCTTAGCAAATTGTATGTTGATCTGTGCACTGCTACCGAATATGTCAACTGTCTCCTACATGTTCAGTCATCATTTTCTTCCCCAAATTTCTCCTAGAATTAAACTTGCTGGAGTATTCTTGTATATTTGGGTGAAGGGTATCAAAGCAAAGCCAAAAGAAGCTTAGTTTCGGAAATCAAAGAGTTGTACCACTGCCCACTACTAATTTATTTTAGCTTTTTTTTAACTTTTGTTTCCGATTCTAAAGGTTAAAGCTAAAATAAATTGCTACCCTCAACTGCCCACTACATTACCACCCAAATATGCCTCCACCACCATCTAACCACCACCTTCGGCCCCTAATTCCGCACCGTCATTATCAAATGACCATGCTCTGCCTTTGCCCAGCTTAAACCGACAAAGAGACTCAAGAAACCCAATTTTTAAATGCCCATAAAAGCAATTAAAGAACCTTACTATACAAAGAGCATTTCTTAATCGACATTTTTGAATAGCTTTTATCCCCAATATTGGTTCATCAATGGTTTACCAAATCATCAATCATATATGAAcaactttttattttgtttttgtaaaGGAATCGAAAATTAGGATTAAAATAGCATAAAGGGACAGATGGCGTTAATCATGTGATTGATGAGGATGGTGGTGAGATGGGTAGAGTCTTTGGTGATGTCGGTGGGTCAATGGCTGATTGTGGTCATGGTTCGGTGATTGATGTGCGGTGGTTTGCTGATTGTGGTGGTGGTGATATGACGAGGGAGGAGGGTGTGAGTGAGGGGCCATTAActagaaaagaaaaataaaaaaatggggGTAAGTTAACGGGTTAAACAAGTAACCGGTTACTCAGATTGTTACGAGAAGAAGTAGGTAATAGTATGGTTTATTGTGAGTTAAAATATGGTTTGGATTATTATGAGAAGGCGAccaatagtttggattattcttatgaattaatctttttatttattgtattcaaCTATATAATGGGTTTAACTTTTTTTCAATCTcgttcacttttttttttcaatctcgttcactttttttggttaaatatAAAATTGTATTAGAAAATTAATGAACAATACAAAATCAAGTTAGAGGAGAGGGGACACACTCCCACACCAATCccaattagtagattatacaactggttgtatgtaGTTTATGTACAACCTTTTCAATGTTGTCGAGTTTTGTTATAAAGTTGTCGAGCTTTACTAACAAAATTGTCGAGTTacaatacaaagttattgagcttaagaggaataattattaaactcaataactttttaaattagctcaataacttataaaatagctcgacaactttgtgtaaataactcaacaactttgagacggttgtacaatgctaatatacaactggttgtaagatAGTATTTGTGCACCAATCCAATCACTACAATATTATCCCTTAAAACCTAACACTTAACAAACAAAAGTTGAAAAACTTATCCACATCATATTAGCTGATGTTAGTCCTGCTGGTATGTTGCAGCCTGCCTTTCACACTTGACACTTGCTATGACTTGTTGAACAATATCTTTGGCCGTTAAACAACCAGACTATAGAGGCTATCATTCCCCACCTTCCATGTAATGTAGTATTGCCCCCATCAATAATAATACACCAAACATGATGCATCTGCACCCATTGGACCTCGAGCTTTTCTTCACACTCCATTGTCGTCAAGTATCAACAATAGGGATAAGGATGTTCAACATTCCAGTAGTCAAGCGAAAGCACAACAAAACAATAAGTGTGCAACAGTTTCAAGTTTAGTACCACAAATACAACATAATTCGTTAGTTTTTTTTCACCAATTTGGTCTTGACATTTATAATATCGTGCATGGCTAGCCACCTTATAAAGCTATGTCAACTCTCATAGTAGTCGCTATCTTTCAATTAGCGTATCTCtccctccctctctctctctctatacaattaacatctttatacatcCAAACTACATAGTATATGGAGTTTTATATATATTTGTCTTTCCATTGGAGCACCTAGTTTCCGGTTTATATATATAGTACTCCCTCTACATTTTAATGTTCTTCCCATTTCTCCATTATATGTGACTagtattataatgaaatgggaagaaCATAGAAATGTCGAGGGAGTATTAGATAGATCAGATAAAGTGAAACCGAAACCGAAACCTACATAACTTAACAAATTAAATAACCTAAATATTTAGTTCACTAATCTAGGCATTACTAGAATATCTTATTCTCTAATATTATTACCATATATCATAATGCTAATACATTATTCTAATAACGTTATGTTGATATCTCAACAATAACAAATGGTAGGGCTTAGAAGAGGTGGTGGTGCTTCTTTCCTTCAGCGTCTTTCAATTCATGCTTAGCCTCTTTCTTGTCATGATGCTCATGGAAGACATACCCACCTGCTCCTGTTGCTGCGGCTGTCGCTATCTTTCCCTCCAGTTTGTGCCTGTGTGCGTGCTCTGGGTCTTTCATTGCCTCATGTTTCTCATGCTATCAAATTTACCACAAACAATTAGATTATGATTCAGAAATATTTTCCATTCAATCAGTTTTGAGTCCAAAAGAAAGGACCTTAGTTTTAGATTATCCCGGATCTAACAAATTCAAAATGATGAGGTCTATATATAGTAATATAGACTAAACATATTTTAGCCAACACATCTATAGATCAATCTCCTATCTCCTATATACTATGAGAATAAGTCTATCGAATAATTTTCCCTTCAAAACACCCTTGATCTAATAAGGAAGCAAAtgagtttttggatttttaatttcccaatttaaataagaaaataaattgGGATTGGATTTTATATTATATGATATGATAAATATAAAGGGCTAACACCAATGTTGTCATTGTAATAAATAaaaactaaataatattagtggACATGACAACCGTTAAATTTTTTAGTTCGGCACATGAAACACTATATAAATCAAGATATATACTACAGATAAGTTTTGTTAATGAAAAAAATatcataataattaataaataaattatgttaTGTAAATATTATGAAGCAAAGTCTGGAAAAAAATAGAGAAAGATAAAGAAATTTTGTAAGTATTTTATTTGAATAATGTTTTGACTCTAAAACGCTAGGAGTTTGATAACCAATCGATTATAAAATGAAAAAGTGTCAATTTTTATCTTTTCTATCTTTTCATTTCCATTTTATATGCTATTTATTACATGTTTAAcgtttaatattaatattaagtAAAGTAATATGTTTAATTTTTGCTCATTTATATCTCCTCTTTATAAAAAAAACCATGCAATTGCATGAGATCTAAACCAGTTAATAAATAAGTGGCTACTTTTAGGATATACTTTGTCcatatcatttgtttacctttaatttagCGCAAAGATCAAGCAAAGGGGATGGAACCATTTGTGGTTGTTGTTAGTGTATGACAAATGAACCACAATGAGAGAGTGTATCTTTCAAATTACTCATAAACCCTTCATAatataaaaaaattaaacaaatgaataagacaccCTAAAATAAAATAGAACAATTGactgggacagagggagtataagttAGACGGTCAACGTATTTACGTATCACCACCCATTCACCATTGCATGGTGCCATGGTCCATGAAAATTGAAAACTGTTACGTACTTATATATATCCACGATCTTTGTCATGATACGGTAATTTTAGtgtcaaattaattagactaaaaatTTCCTAGTAATCTAATTTACGCGATGTATAATTTAATTGTTGATTCCTTGGATTAAAAAATTAAATTAGGCGATATTTGGTTATTGATTTTACATTTCTTCCGTTTGATAAAGAttcaaagaaagaaagaaaaaacagaATGAAGGGATCCAAGTGAATGAAAGTGAAATGATATAAGGAGTAATGACATACAAGAGCGAAGGCGCCAGCGGCGGTGGCACCAAGCTCACCCAAGTGCTCCTTATGCTTATGTTCCTTCTGTTCATTCCTATAATCTTCAGCCGTCTTCAACTCAGCGCCCTTATCGCCATCCTTGTGGTGGTGAAGGAGGCCGTGGTGATGTTTCTCCTCTGACATGGTTATTACTATATATAGATATTGTTGTGGAAATGTATATATGAGATATATATGTGAGTTAGTTAGGCTTCCAAGGTTCTACTTATATAACAAGAAGATGTCTTGCTTTGGATAGATTGTGATTTGTGATCCGAGGTGCATAGTAATTATATCAAATCTTAATTAACCGGTATTAAACCCGTAAAATTCACAGTGCAAATGAGTTATAATTTTATATCCATATAACGGAGTCACGGAGGGTGGTGAATGTGCGCAGATATATAATATTGTTCTTTATAAATTGGTTTTTGAAATAAAGATTTTACTATTTTAGATTAATTTCATATGAACACTCGGGctcatattctttttttttttattattatttaattaatgctTTACTATGACCAAAGGTTAAGTGGTAATGTGTCATCATACTTTCCTTGTGTATTCACTACAACCAAAACCTAATGAGATGGCACCACCCGGTTTTTGGTGTAGCTAGTGGTCTTCGCTTATCAATAATGGGGCGATCAGCTACTTTCTTATCGATAATTGGCGGAGAATCGGGAGACGTAATCGGATGTCACATAATTATTGATTCAGAGAGATACATATAACAACATCCTTTTATTCCGAGTTAAATTTAGGTGATGAAGATATGAGAAATGAACAAACAAAACACAATCAACGGCAATAGGCTACATTTATTGACATGTAAATGATGAAACTCATAGATAACAAACAACATCAGCAACGACTCGAACCCTTAATAACTTGATCTGAATAATCCAAGCGATACAATATAATTAGAAGAAGTGATGCTTCTTGTGATGGGTTCCCTCGGCCTCCCTCCGCTCCTCCTTAGTTTCTTTTTTCTCATGATGCTCATGGAATGCAAACCCACCAGCAGCAACCGCTCCCACAGCTGCCAT contains:
- the LOC141586931 gene encoding abscisic stress-ripening protein 3-like — encoded protein: MSEEKHHHGLLHHHKDGDKGAELKTAEDYRNEQKEHKHKEHLGELGATAAGAFALHEKHEAMKDPEHAHRHKLEGKIATAAATGAGGYVFHEHHDKKEAKHELKDAEGKKHHHLF